Proteins found in one Microbacterium sp. LWS13-1.2 genomic segment:
- a CDS encoding NIPSNAP family protein, with protein sequence MITIHLRYEIDPDKLEEFTQYGREWIRLVNGLGGTHHGYFLPSEGDSDEAFALFTFPSMADYEAYRIASRTDPECLAAFQFARDTQCIRRYERRFQTPVFG encoded by the coding sequence ATGATCACCATCCACCTGCGCTACGAGATCGACCCCGACAAGCTCGAGGAGTTCACGCAGTACGGCCGCGAGTGGATCCGGCTGGTCAACGGGCTCGGCGGCACCCACCACGGCTACTTCCTGCCCAGCGAGGGGGACAGCGACGAGGCCTTCGCGCTGTTCACGTTCCCGTCGATGGCGGACTACGAGGCCTATCGCATCGCCTCCCGCACCGATCCGGAATGCCTGGCGGCCTTCCAGTTCGCGCGCGACACGCAGTGCATCCGCCGCTACGAGCGACGCTTCCAGACCCCGGTCTTCGGCTGA
- a CDS encoding LysR family transcriptional regulator, whose protein sequence is MNITHLERFVTVVAEDLHFPRAADRLGIPLASLYSSIDKLEAEVGHPLVTRSKPTWTLTPAGVLLLEEAKRRIAEAPAAAPKPKVPAGGKAKASKGKGRAPAVKGQPKPFKKRQGR, encoded by the coding sequence GTGAACATCACTCACCTGGAACGGTTCGTCACCGTCGTCGCCGAAGACCTGCACTTCCCGCGTGCTGCCGATCGCCTCGGCATCCCGCTCGCGTCTCTGTACTCGTCGATCGACAAGCTCGAGGCGGAGGTCGGCCACCCGCTCGTCACCCGCAGCAAGCCCACCTGGACCCTGACGCCGGCGGGGGTGCTGCTGCTCGAGGAGGCGAAGCGCCGGATCGCCGAGGCCCCCGCCGCCGCGCCGAAGCCGAAGGTGCCCGCCGGCGGCAAGGCGAAGGCCTCGAAGGGCAAGGGTCGGGCTCCGGCCGTGAAGGGGCAGCCGAAGCCGTTCAAGAAGCGTCAGGGCCGCTAG
- a CDS encoding alpha/beta hydrolase: MAETQIFEPDGRAIPYVDERADGPALVLIPGRGLNISYLGPLTHALAEEDFHVVRIGPRHPRAAADQVVSMHDLAQDVVDVMEHLGLASAWVGGHAFGGSVARAVSLDHPGRVNGVLLLGVEGAVATDELSSDVSEIPAQARDAEVESMQRAALEATPELEWSSLAPAVPVLVVQGTEDRMTPPSNGEELQASAPDRVSVTRVEGAGHLFPVTHVGATAWPIEDYLDWD, encoded by the coding sequence TTGGCTGAAACCCAGATCTTCGAGCCCGACGGCCGCGCGATCCCGTACGTCGACGAACGAGCCGACGGCCCGGCGCTCGTGCTCATCCCCGGGCGCGGCTTGAACATCAGCTACCTCGGCCCGCTGACGCATGCCCTCGCGGAAGAGGACTTCCACGTCGTCCGCATCGGCCCCCGTCATCCGCGTGCTGCCGCCGACCAGGTGGTCTCGATGCACGACCTGGCGCAGGACGTCGTCGACGTGATGGAGCACCTCGGACTGGCGAGCGCCTGGGTCGGCGGTCACGCCTTCGGCGGCTCCGTCGCGCGGGCGGTGTCGCTCGATCATCCGGGACGCGTCAACGGCGTGCTGCTGCTCGGGGTCGAGGGTGCGGTGGCGACCGATGAGCTGAGCTCGGACGTGTCGGAGATCCCGGCGCAGGCGCGCGACGCCGAGGTCGAGTCGATGCAGCGGGCGGCGCTGGAGGCGACGCCCGAGCTCGAATGGTCCTCTCTGGCGCCGGCCGTGCCGGTGCTGGTCGTGCAGGGCACCGAGGACCGCATGACCCCTCCGTCGAACGGCGAAGAGCTGCAGGCGTCCGCGCCCGATCGGGTGAGCGTCACGCGCGTCGAGGGAGCCGGGCACCTGTTCCCGGTGACCCACGTCGGTGCGACCGCGTGGCCCATCGAGGACTACCTCGACTGGGACTGA
- the ychF gene encoding redox-regulated ATPase YchF encodes MALTIGIVGLPNVGKSTLFNALTKNQVLAANYPFATIEPNIGVVNLPDPRLDTLAEIFHSERILPAAVSFVDIAGIVRGASEGEGLGNKFLANIREADAIAQVVRGFDDDDVVHVEGAVNPKSDMETINAELQLADLETLDRAITRYEKEVKGRKLDPSVLATAVEAKDALERGVLLSASGIDLAPIKELGLLTAKPFIFVFNVDEAVLTDAARKAELEALVAPAHAVFLDAKIESELIDLDPEDAAELLASTGQDESGLDQLARIGFDTLGLQTYLTAGPKEARAWTIGKGWKAPQAAGVIHTDFEKGFIKAEVISFDDLVATGSIVEARAKGKARLEGKDYVMQDGDVVEFRFNV; translated from the coding sequence GTGGCTCTCACCATCGGAATCGTCGGTCTCCCGAACGTCGGCAAGTCGACCCTCTTCAACGCCCTGACCAAGAACCAGGTGCTCGCGGCGAACTACCCGTTCGCGACGATCGAGCCCAACATCGGCGTCGTCAACCTGCCCGACCCGCGACTCGACACGCTGGCGGAGATCTTCCACTCCGAGCGCATCCTGCCCGCCGCGGTGTCGTTCGTCGACATCGCCGGCATCGTGCGCGGCGCTTCGGAAGGCGAGGGGCTGGGCAACAAGTTCCTCGCGAACATCCGGGAGGCGGACGCGATCGCCCAGGTGGTGCGCGGCTTCGACGACGACGACGTCGTCCACGTCGAGGGCGCGGTCAACCCCAAGAGCGACATGGAGACGATCAACGCCGAGCTGCAGCTCGCCGACCTCGAGACGCTCGACCGCGCGATCACGCGGTACGAGAAGGAGGTCAAGGGCCGCAAGCTCGACCCGTCGGTGCTCGCCACCGCCGTCGAGGCGAAGGACGCCCTCGAGCGCGGCGTGCTGCTGTCGGCGTCGGGCATCGACCTCGCGCCGATCAAGGAGCTGGGCCTCTTGACGGCGAAGCCGTTCATCTTCGTCTTCAACGTCGACGAGGCGGTGCTGACGGATGCCGCGCGCAAGGCCGAGCTCGAGGCCCTGGTCGCGCCGGCCCATGCCGTGTTCCTGGACGCGAAGATCGAGTCCGAGCTCATCGATCTCGACCCCGAGGACGCCGCCGAGCTGCTCGCCTCGACCGGCCAGGACGAGTCCGGTCTCGACCAGCTCGCCCGCATCGGCTTCGACACGCTCGGGCTGCAGACCTACCTCACGGCGGGCCCGAAAGAAGCCCGGGCCTGGACGATCGGCAAGGGCTGGAAGGCACCGCAGGCCGCCGGCGTGATCCACACCGACTTCGAGAAGGGCTTCATCAAGGCCGAGGTCATCTCGTTCGACGATCTCGTGGCGACCGGATCGATCGTCGAGGCGCGTGCGAAGGGCAAGGCCCGTCTCGAGGGCAAGGACTACGTCATGCAGGACGGCGACGTCGTCGAGTTCCGGTTCAACGTCTGA